The Thermofilaceae archaeon genome has a segment encoding these proteins:
- a CDS encoding tRNA(His) guanylyltransferase Thg1 family protein, producing the protein MSYRELLEVNVPELERRFKAREAAVESRVSLPFALRLDGVGFGKSLAGFEEPRDHRVHKALVEGAVKLLTRFSASGAYVISDEVNLLLLGPSVPYAGRVEKLVSISASILSASVSLALGRSLIFDSRVVPLEGIDDAKRYVLYRARVGFNNYVGSTLRKLGVRVAERTSLPRQIEEIEKAGVRLSEKPLWEWGGSCVFWRIMEGKRNPCIEDGPWRLLEEVERYRAPELDQRKS; encoded by the coding sequence ATGAGCTACAGGGAGTTGCTGGAGGTCAACGTTCCAGAGCTGGAAAGGCGCTTCAAGGCGAGAGAAGCAGCCGTTGAGAGCAGAGTATCCCTGCCCTTCGCGCTGAGGTTAGACGGTGTCGGCTTTGGAAAGTCCCTCGCGGGCTTCGAAGAGCCGCGCGACCACCGGGTCCATAAAGCGCTCGTTGAGGGTGCAGTCAAGCTTTTAACGCGCTTTTCGGCGAGCGGAGCTTACGTGATCAGCGACGAGGTGAACCTTCTGCTCCTCGGCCCATCGGTCCCCTACGCGGGGAGGGTTGAGAAGCTTGTCAGCATCTCCGCCTCCATCCTCTCGGCTTCAGTCTCACTGGCGCTAGGGCGCAGCTTGATCTTCGATTCCAGGGTCGTGCCCCTGGAAGGGATCGATGACGCGAAAAGGTACGTGCTTTACAGAGCTAGAGTGGGCTTCAACAACTATGTTGGCTCAACCCTTCGGAAGCTTGGAGTTAGAGTTGCGGAAAGGACAAGTCTGCCACGGCAGATAGAAGAGATCGAGAAAGCCGGAGTGAGGCTAAGCGAGAAGCCCCTCTGGGAGTGGGGGGGTTCCTGCGTCTTCTGGAGGATTATGGAGGGTAAGCGGAACCCTTGCATTGAGGATGGCCCCTGGAGGCTCCTGGAAGAAGTCGAACGCTACAGGGCGCCTGAGCTCGATCAACGTAAGAGTTAA